A region of Paenibacillus thiaminolyticus DNA encodes the following proteins:
- a CDS encoding S-layer homology domain-containing protein has translation MRAWLRPLYLLLVVALISASIPLDTARAADQDGARYFHFDNLSTAKEHPTQVNTETVEVKGTFNGVSSSSIGYRVDLEVNGKIEHTTYGTDVKPIITGNSFIFRAVPLKTGLNIVTITGLGPNGNTVEASAFVEFSNAPAISDIKLSDGRILESGVPLIVKGDTASLSLKAPNASTVTLNGRQMFNGGAGMFVSSGIALQPGLNELVIVATNGNLTYTITRHVISFNGVLTGYDTFIGTSAIDATANHYVSAPVSGTVKGKFIVPKAQQNNTPGTPTVDVAITKNSDGTEVFNETSIMNVTKKEEGSTYIIYEYETAGTASPADTGKYKLNLKVAYDGKTNVFNNHFTVRDANAAEILGVKQLFNPQESGNTVSFGAEATFAQNSTVFELPLYLKLDLNNYNGQPVKITDWQNGKQVGTTEFQSNPDLKTVNGEPVIRIDAMPAGDQTLKIEVGGEIYEIKVSYSPGPYIKLTNVHDGKTFDMANGLPEIQGQLINFNLQNGDELKKLTITFNGKKEDLTNVDTATGKFTHPLGDLVAGPNKITFDGVANGVPISYTITVFFFSKDVPAIVKMYPVPAAQDPTNPNKEDTEQKFKLIKDYEYVTKERSADVWMEIQNATSMNVYIDGKLITTLSEGDFANGSPNTNPAILFKEQNTTTGSYLFLLHSLEFPTSGKKNVTVEVRKGVTTARQTLEITREQNTFEILSPKLPDESVVNQNFLMVSIRAEGADQVLIGKQELVKGEQDIFRGETTLKKGLNKIKFTVVQGKQKINGTIEVNYADAALPGAQYKTTIGKNGKLSTFGGDLVVQLPKGTMLRDMNPKPGQTPKEIQLFDKQNLLFGIADPDDGRTITRENQVGVRKPVTGGSDEFLDGQLRRIDPDELARTMLLPKAHFGLGSSLYWIDAGYFSTEDSVLNQDYKLVSPSHPYDEAKKFYERGDRMWMEPTQRGTITIKYDPNIVNEHARNVGVWRWNNTNKFWENLGGKLDTKKKTITAPFDGFGYYAVFAVRYSYDDIISHKYARKSLELMMSRGFMKAKNLNEFGVYDNITRGEMATMLVKMLNIPLDYDEDNLTFDDVINYEVPDLLWDYRYIETAARKGIVRGLAPRLFMPNGELTRQEAAVMISRALNLKIGDPDKDLAKLQKTFTDANLIDHYSISPILAVTKAGIINGIPNQMQEGQKKPTYRFDPKSNLTRADAAVMGERILGKVK, from the coding sequence ATGCGTGCGTGGCTTAGACCATTGTACTTGCTGCTCGTCGTTGCGCTGATATCCGCGTCGATTCCGCTGGATACGGCCAGAGCGGCAGATCAAGATGGTGCCAGATATTTTCACTTTGATAATTTGAGCACAGCCAAAGAACATCCGACCCAGGTCAATACCGAAACGGTTGAAGTGAAAGGAACCTTTAACGGGGTCTCCTCCAGCTCGATCGGCTACCGGGTTGATTTGGAAGTAAACGGGAAGATTGAGCACACGACATACGGAACCGATGTGAAGCCGATTATTACCGGCAATTCGTTTATTTTCCGCGCGGTTCCGCTGAAGACCGGCTTGAATATCGTAACGATCACCGGTCTGGGGCCAAATGGTAACACCGTAGAGGCGAGCGCCTTTGTAGAGTTCAGCAATGCGCCGGCTATCTCGGATATTAAGCTGTCGGATGGCAGAATTCTCGAGTCCGGCGTGCCGCTGATTGTGAAAGGCGACACCGCGTCCCTGTCCCTGAAGGCGCCGAACGCGTCGACGGTAACCCTCAACGGGCGTCAAATGTTCAACGGCGGCGCGGGCATGTTCGTATCTTCCGGGATTGCGCTTCAGCCCGGCCTGAACGAGCTTGTCATCGTAGCCACCAACGGCAACCTGACTTATACGATTACGCGCCATGTTATCTCGTTCAATGGCGTACTTACCGGCTATGACACCTTCATCGGCACCAGCGCGATTGACGCGACGGCGAACCACTATGTGTCCGCTCCGGTGAGCGGCACGGTCAAAGGGAAGTTCATTGTGCCGAAGGCGCAGCAGAACAACACGCCTGGGACGCCTACCGTCGATGTGGCCATCACGAAGAATAGTGACGGTACCGAAGTTTTCAATGAGACCAGCATCATGAACGTGACGAAGAAGGAAGAGGGCTCGACTTATATCATTTATGAATATGAGACGGCTGGTACAGCTTCTCCGGCCGATACCGGGAAATATAAGTTGAACTTAAAGGTCGCCTATGACGGCAAAACGAATGTCTTCAACAATCACTTCACGGTCAGAGACGCGAATGCGGCCGAGATCCTGGGCGTGAAGCAGCTGTTCAATCCGCAGGAGAGCGGAAACACGGTGTCGTTCGGCGCCGAAGCGACGTTCGCGCAGAACAGCACGGTGTTCGAGCTGCCGCTGTATCTGAAGCTGGACCTGAATAATTATAATGGTCAGCCAGTTAAGATCACCGATTGGCAAAATGGCAAGCAGGTGGGGACCACCGAATTCCAAAGCAATCCTGATCTAAAAACCGTTAACGGCGAGCCGGTGATCCGGATCGATGCGATGCCGGCCGGGGATCAAACGCTGAAAATCGAGGTCGGCGGGGAGATTTACGAGATTAAGGTAAGCTATTCTCCAGGTCCATACATTAAGTTGACGAACGTGCATGACGGCAAGACCTTCGATATGGCGAATGGCCTGCCTGAGATTCAAGGGCAGCTTATCAATTTCAATCTGCAGAACGGGGATGAATTGAAAAAGCTCACCATTACATTTAACGGAAAAAAAGAGGATCTTACTAACGTAGATACCGCTACGGGAAAATTCACCCACCCTCTGGGCGACTTGGTTGCAGGCCCGAACAAGATTACGTTCGACGGGGTAGCGAATGGGGTTCCGATCAGTTATACGATTACCGTATTCTTCTTCTCGAAGGATGTTCCGGCGATTGTGAAGATGTATCCGGTGCCGGCGGCGCAGGATCCGACCAATCCGAACAAGGAAGATACGGAACAGAAATTTAAGCTCATTAAAGATTATGAGTATGTCACGAAGGAGCGTTCGGCTGACGTATGGATGGAAATCCAGAACGCAACTTCGATGAATGTGTATATCGATGGCAAACTGATTACGACGTTGAGCGAGGGCGATTTTGCTAACGGCAGTCCGAATACGAATCCGGCGATTCTGTTCAAGGAACAGAATACGACGACAGGGTCCTATTTGTTCTTGCTGCACAGCCTGGAGTTCCCGACTTCCGGCAAGAAGAACGTCACCGTCGAGGTGCGTAAAGGGGTTACGACGGCCCGCCAGACGCTCGAGATTACGCGCGAACAGAACACGTTCGAGATCCTGTCTCCGAAGCTGCCGGACGAGAGTGTCGTGAACCAGAACTTCTTAATGGTAAGTATTCGTGCGGAAGGCGCGGATCAGGTGCTTATCGGCAAGCAGGAGCTGGTGAAGGGCGAGCAGGATATTTTCCGGGGCGAGACTACGCTCAAGAAAGGCCTGAATAAGATCAAATTTACGGTTGTGCAGGGAAAGCAAAAGATTAACGGCACCATCGAGGTTAATTATGCGGATGCCGCGCTGCCGGGTGCTCAATACAAGACGACGATCGGCAAGAACGGCAAGCTGTCCACCTTCGGAGGGGATCTGGTCGTGCAGCTGCCGAAAGGCACGATGCTCCGCGACATGAACCCTAAACCGGGTCAGACGCCGAAGGAAATCCAACTGTTCGACAAGCAGAATCTGTTGTTCGGCATCGCCGACCCGGATGACGGGCGGACGATTACGCGCGAGAACCAGGTCGGCGTGCGCAAGCCGGTAACCGGCGGAAGCGATGAATTCCTGGACGGCCAGCTGCGGCGGATCGATCCGGATGAATTAGCGCGCACCATGCTGCTGCCGAAGGCGCATTTCGGACTCGGTTCCAGTCTTTATTGGATCGACGCGGGATATTTCAGCACAGAAGACAGCGTTCTGAATCAGGACTATAAGCTGGTCAGCCCGTCGCATCCTTATGATGAGGCGAAGAAGTTCTACGAACGCGGCGACCGGATGTGGATGGAGCCGACCCAACGCGGCACGATTACGATTAAATATGATCCGAATATCGTGAACGAGCATGCGCGCAATGTCGGCGTATGGCGTTGGAACAATACGAACAAGTTTTGGGAGAATCTCGGCGGCAAGCTGGATACGAAGAAAAAGACGATTACGGCGCCGTTCGACGGCTTCGGCTACTATGCCGTCTTCGCGGTCCGCTATAGCTATGACGATATTATTTCGCATAAATATGCCCGCAAGAGCCTGGAGCTGATGATGTCCCGCGGCTTCATGAAGGCGAAGAACTTGAATGAGTTCGGGGTATATGACAATATTACGCGCGGCGAAATGGCGACAATGCTCGTGAAGATGTTGAATATTCCGCTGGATTACGATGAGGACAACTTGACCTTCGATGATGTGATCAACTACGAGGTTCCGGACCTGCTGTGGGATTACCGCTATATTGAGACGGCCGCCCGCAAAGGGATTGTCCGCGGTCTCGCTCCGCGTCTGTTCATGCCGAACGGCGAGCTGACCCGTCAAGAAGCTGCTGTGATGATTTCGCGCGCTTTGAACTTGAAGATTGGCGATCCGGATAAGGATCTCGCCAAATTGCAGAAGACGTTTACTGATGCGAATCTCATCGATCACTATAGCATAAGCCCTATTCTCGCCGTGACGAAGGCCGGCATCATCAACGGTATTCCGAATCAGATGCAGGAAGGCCAGAAGAAGCCGACCTACCGCTTCGATCCGAAGTCGAATCTTACGAGAGCCGACGCCGCAGTCATGGGCGAACGCATTTTGGGTAAAGTGAAATAA
- a CDS encoding glycosyltransferase family 4 protein, with amino-acid sequence MITVYVVGGLVALLLATGLTPLVKKFAIKVGAVDVPNARKVHTRIMPRMGGLGIFAAFVITLCLLALFVPDILFGHRDSSLIWALLSGGAIIVLTGALDDRFELSAKVKLVGQIIAACVVVFGFDLTVDFVNVPFGDQYWNIESWIAIPLTIFWIVGVTNAINLIDGLDGLAAGVSAISIATILVMAVFMGNPMVILLCAVLLGSIIGFLFFNFHPAKIFMGDTGSLFLGFSLAVLSLLGFKQIAIVSFITPLLIIGVPLSDTFFAIVRRAVQKKPIFAPDKGHLHHCLRELGFSHRKTVLIIYAIATFFGVLAIIQSVAASHDANWVTFVVICILIVSLQLGAEVIGIVSKTKRPLLNMIHRMRVKANADSRSK; translated from the coding sequence ATGATAACCGTATATGTAGTAGGTGGACTGGTTGCTTTGCTGCTGGCCACCGGTTTGACGCCGCTAGTTAAGAAGTTCGCGATAAAAGTCGGTGCAGTCGACGTGCCCAATGCACGTAAAGTGCACACCCGCATTATGCCGCGCATGGGCGGCTTAGGAATTTTTGCTGCTTTTGTTATCACGTTATGTTTATTGGCATTATTTGTTCCTGATATATTGTTCGGACACCGTGATTCCAGCTTAATATGGGCGTTGCTCTCCGGTGGCGCCATTATCGTGCTGACGGGCGCGCTGGATGACCGCTTTGAATTGAGTGCCAAGGTGAAGCTGGTCGGCCAGATCATCGCCGCCTGCGTCGTCGTGTTCGGCTTCGATCTGACGGTTGACTTCGTCAACGTGCCGTTCGGCGACCAGTATTGGAATATCGAATCATGGATTGCCATTCCGCTGACGATCTTCTGGATCGTGGGCGTGACGAACGCCATTAACCTGATTGACGGGCTGGACGGGTTGGCTGCTGGCGTATCCGCCATTTCCATTGCCACCATTCTCGTCATGGCAGTCTTCATGGGCAATCCGATGGTTATCTTGTTGTGTGCCGTGCTGCTTGGCAGCATTATCGGGTTTTTGTTCTTCAATTTTCACCCGGCGAAAATATTTATGGGGGATACCGGATCGCTGTTCCTCGGATTCAGCTTGGCGGTATTGTCCTTGCTCGGCTTTAAGCAGATTGCCATCGTATCGTTTATTACGCCGCTGTTGATTATTGGCGTTCCTTTGTCGGACACGTTCTTCGCGATCGTGCGCAGAGCGGTGCAGAAGAAGCCGATTTTCGCACCGGACAAGGGGCATTTGCATCACTGCTTGCGCGAGCTGGGCTTCAGCCACCGCAAGACGGTGCTCATCATCTATGCCATTGCCACGTTCTTCGGCGTACTTGCCATCATTCAGTCGGTGGCGGCTTCGCATGATGCGAACTGGGTAACGTTTGTCGTCATCTGCATTCTGATTGTCTCGCTTCAGCTCGGCGCTGAGGTCATCGGCATCGTTAGCAAGACGAAGCGGCCGCTCTTGAATATGATTCATCGCATGCGCGTGAAGGCGAATGCGGATTCGCGGTCGAAATAA
- a CDS encoding WecB/TagA/CpsF family glycosyltransferase, producing the protein MGHIDSLAKIPAVSIYGIRFSKLNMQDTVACLGNVMESGHSIQLITANPIMVMEALENPKFMSVMKQADLIIPDGTGIVWAANYVGDPVAERVTGFDLLHELMKAGEVRRWKVFLLGAAPDVVHAAAERLRQQYPLVEIAGVRDGFFGEAEDEAVIQSIREAAPDILFVARGLDTQEPWIAKYRHELKVPLMMGVGGSFDVISGRSKRAPAWMQRLRLEWLYRLLREPKRFGRMLALPKFAWKVIRDKDKVTKVQ; encoded by the coding sequence ATGGGCCATATCGACAGTCTGGCGAAAATACCTGCTGTGTCTATATATGGAATCCGCTTTTCGAAGCTGAATATGCAGGATACGGTTGCCTGTCTGGGGAATGTAATGGAAAGCGGGCATTCGATCCAACTGATTACAGCCAATCCGATCATGGTGATGGAGGCATTGGAGAATCCTAAGTTCATGAGTGTCATGAAGCAGGCCGATCTCATCATTCCAGATGGGACAGGCATCGTATGGGCCGCGAACTATGTAGGCGATCCGGTCGCGGAGCGGGTCACGGGCTTCGACTTGCTGCATGAGCTGATGAAGGCAGGCGAGGTGCGCCGCTGGAAGGTCTTTCTCCTCGGCGCGGCGCCTGACGTGGTTCACGCCGCAGCGGAACGGTTGCGTCAGCAATACCCGCTGGTCGAGATCGCCGGCGTGCGTGACGGCTTCTTCGGCGAAGCGGAGGATGAGGCGGTCATTCAGTCCATCCGCGAGGCCGCTCCCGATATTCTGTTCGTCGCCCGCGGGCTTGACACGCAGGAGCCGTGGATTGCGAAGTATCGGCATGAGCTGAAGGTTCCGTTAATGATGGGCGTCGGGGGAAGCTTCGATGTCATCTCCGGCAGAAGCAAGCGCGCCCCGGCATGGATGCAGAGGCTGCGGCTGGAATGGCTCTACCGCCTGCTTCGGGAGCCGAAGCGCTTCGGCCGAATGCTGGCCTTGCCGAAGTTCGCTTGGAAAGTGATACGCGATAAAGATAAGGTGACAAAAGTGCAATGA
- the csaB gene encoding polysaccharide pyruvyl transferase CsaB → MAAEVRSIALSGYYGFGNSGDEAVLLSILTALERAGQEEGLRIQPIVLSGDPVATSRLYGVQAAHRMKPVELLGAIRECDGLISGGGSLLQDATSWKTIPYYLAVLKLAQWFRKPTFIYAQGVGPVGRQAFYPYIRRVFNKSAYLSVRDAESAELLACMGVGRERIDVVPDPVMGLELPQGRGAMRENGPHAEGDGQGFDTAGRPIVGVSLRFWKEDRSDMRAIAGLLEQAARQRAVHLRMLPFHGEADTEASQYVMDLLREEVPAWNGDADSAQGEEAGGGGSVMSLCPAQEHPQAMLYEVSRCRALVGMRLHSLIYAASQEVPMVGISYDPKIDQFLHRLGMTAAGSTDSLDSEAAADELVKLLDGADDWREDHRNAIEALKREAMTPAQHIVRKLHEKK, encoded by the coding sequence ATGGCGGCCGAAGTTCGAAGCATAGCGCTGTCCGGCTATTACGGATTCGGCAACAGCGGGGATGAGGCCGTGCTGCTCTCGATTCTGACCGCGCTGGAGCGGGCGGGCCAGGAGGAGGGCCTCCGGATTCAACCGATTGTGCTATCGGGCGATCCGGTGGCGACCTCCAGGCTGTACGGGGTGCAAGCCGCGCATCGGATGAAGCCCGTCGAGCTGCTCGGCGCGATCCGCGAATGCGACGGCCTGATCAGCGGCGGCGGCAGTCTGCTGCAGGATGCGACAAGCTGGAAGACGATACCGTATTATTTGGCGGTATTGAAGCTGGCCCAGTGGTTCCGCAAGCCGACCTTCATTTACGCGCAAGGGGTGGGGCCGGTCGGAAGACAGGCCTTCTACCCTTATATCCGCCGCGTGTTCAACAAGTCGGCTTATCTGTCCGTCCGCGATGCGGAGTCGGCGGAGTTGCTGGCCTGCATGGGCGTGGGGCGGGAACGCATCGATGTCGTTCCCGACCCGGTCATGGGGCTGGAGCTTCCACAAGGCCGGGGAGCCATGAGGGAGAACGGACCGCATGCGGAAGGGGACGGGCAGGGCTTCGATACGGCCGGCCGTCCGATCGTGGGCGTATCGCTCCGCTTCTGGAAGGAAGATCGCTCGGATATGCGGGCGATAGCGGGGCTGCTGGAGCAGGCGGCCCGCCAGCGGGCTGTGCATCTGCGCATGCTCCCGTTCCACGGGGAGGCCGATACGGAAGCGTCGCAGTATGTCATGGACCTGCTGCGGGAAGAGGTTCCTGCCTGGAACGGGGATGCGGATTCCGCCCAAGGTGAAGAGGCGGGGGGCGGCGGCTCGGTGATGAGCCTGTGCCCCGCTCAGGAGCATCCGCAGGCGATGCTGTACGAGGTCAGCCGCTGCCGCGCGCTCGTCGGCATGCGCCTGCATTCGCTCATCTATGCCGCTTCTCAGGAGGTTCCGATGGTTGGCATATCCTATGATCCGAAGATTGACCAGTTCCTCCACCGGCTTGGCATGACGGCGGCCGGTTCGACGGACAGTCTCGACAGCGAGGCTGCGGCTGATGAACTGGTGAAGCTGCTGGATGGTGCAGACGACTGGCGGGAGGACCATCGGAACGCGATTGAAGCATTGAAGCGCGAAGCGATGACGCCTGCGCAACATATCGTCCGCAAGCTGCATGAGAAGAAATAA
- a CDS encoding DUF5693 family protein has translation MFQQLERWNRRMKKWLWLLVIVGLVAAIPVAVQRVQTEQSSNQVELIVNYRNLVEAAAYAPQPANYMNEQLDRLKEAGVVSMAMFESSLAELRNANRVLLYNSQDAALLDQKTPPLNENYTYLLFTSPEYAEQLSPMIEKTFLGLDINVRLWSGRNGLIIEAPVESASMKPLPQDPIAVEQLLAKGFHIVPRLSDALPYNQEQVDALLKSYHDIGVKTIIFDGESVKGFNDDLEMNSLTAFADLLKKYDIAIAAIEGLKVEQKGMKRLAYLTDYNAIRLHSITDQEAFNEPDVLGDRLSLATKDRNIRMIYFNIGVKKDFTKAEIVNSIDNMVHSLKEPGHAIASIEANGYTLGQAEAFHVVDAPWQRYAKLLVLIGGVALIALMISFFVPYVMLPAFLIGLIGSAGLFVLKPNLLEQALALGVAISAPTIAMVLAVRRVDMSPTITAGGARLAKALALFLRTTVLSLMAVPFVIAMLNNITYSLVLEQFRGVSLLHFVPIVLTALYVFLYRGESVFKEGKRWLFTPITVLWVVALGIVGGVGLFYLSRTGNAGTLLPGEATFRALLENTIGVRPRNKEFLMAHPLLIAGAFIAYRYRFGVYLFIIGSIGQLSMVDTFAHIHTPVMISLIRTVLGIGLGIVVALIFVLIWTIIERCWESWRPKFEA, from the coding sequence GTGTTTCAACAGTTGGAAAGATGGAACCGCCGCATGAAAAAGTGGCTGTGGCTGCTTGTCATCGTCGGATTGGTGGCTGCCATACCGGTTGCTGTCCAGCGGGTTCAGACGGAGCAATCATCGAATCAAGTTGAATTGATCGTGAATTATCGCAACCTGGTGGAGGCTGCCGCTTACGCGCCTCAGCCGGCGAATTATATGAATGAACAGCTTGATCGGTTGAAGGAAGCCGGCGTCGTATCGATGGCCATGTTCGAGAGTTCGTTGGCCGAGCTTCGCAATGCCAACCGCGTCCTGCTGTATAACTCTCAGGATGCGGCTTTGCTTGATCAGAAGACGCCGCCTCTTAATGAAAATTATACATATCTGCTCTTCACGAGTCCGGAGTATGCGGAGCAGCTGTCCCCGATGATCGAGAAAACATTCCTCGGTCTCGATATAAATGTGCGCTTGTGGAGCGGGAGAAATGGCCTTATTATCGAGGCGCCTGTAGAGAGCGCGTCCATGAAGCCGCTGCCGCAGGATCCGATTGCGGTTGAGCAGCTGCTCGCCAAAGGCTTCCACATTGTGCCGCGGCTGTCTGACGCGCTCCCGTACAATCAGGAGCAGGTGGATGCGCTGCTGAAGAGCTATCACGATATCGGCGTAAAGACCATTATTTTCGACGGCGAGTCGGTCAAGGGGTTCAATGATGATCTGGAAATGAATAGCCTGACTGCATTTGCTGATTTGTTGAAAAAATATGATATCGCGATTGCCGCCATCGAAGGATTGAAGGTGGAGCAAAAAGGAATGAAGAGGCTGGCGTATTTGACAGACTATAATGCCATCCGCCTGCATTCCATTACCGATCAGGAAGCGTTCAATGAGCCGGATGTGCTGGGTGATCGCTTGTCTCTCGCGACCAAGGACCGCAATATTCGGATGATTTATTTCAATATCGGGGTGAAGAAAGACTTCACCAAAGCGGAAATCGTCAATTCGATTGACAATATGGTTCACAGCTTGAAGGAACCGGGCCATGCCATTGCTTCGATTGAAGCCAATGGATATACGTTGGGGCAGGCGGAAGCGTTCCATGTCGTCGACGCGCCATGGCAGCGTTACGCGAAGCTGCTGGTTCTTATCGGCGGAGTCGCGCTGATCGCGCTGATGATCTCGTTCTTCGTTCCTTATGTGATGCTGCCAGCCTTCCTTATCGGCTTGATCGGCAGCGCAGGCTTGTTCGTACTGAAGCCGAATCTGCTGGAGCAGGCGCTCGCCCTGGGAGTCGCCATCAGCGCGCCGACGATTGCGATGGTGCTTGCTGTCCGGCGGGTTGATATGAGCCCGACGATTACCGCGGGGGGAGCCCGGTTGGCCAAAGCGCTCGCATTGTTCCTTCGTACAACGGTGTTGTCGCTGATGGCGGTTCCGTTCGTGATTGCGATGTTGAACAACATTACGTACAGCTTGGTGCTGGAGCAGTTCCGCGGCGTCAGCCTGCTGCATTTCGTGCCGATTGTGCTGACTGCGCTGTATGTGTTCCTGTATCGGGGCGAATCGGTGTTTAAGGAAGGCAAACGTTGGCTGTTCACGCCGATTACCGTACTGTGGGTCGTGGCTTTGGGTATCGTCGGTGGGGTTGGGCTGTTCTATCTGTCCCGCACTGGCAATGCCGGAACGCTGCTTCCGGGAGAAGCGACCTTCCGGGCCCTGCTCGAAAATACGATTGGCGTCCGTCCGCGCAATAAGGAGTTCCTGATGGCCCATCCGCTGCTGATTGCGGGCGCCTTCATTGCGTATCGCTACCGCTTCGGCGTCTATCTGTTCATCATCGGCTCCATTGGCCAGCTGTCCATGGTGGATACGTTCGCCCACATCCATACTCCGGTCATGATTTCGCTGATTCGCACGGTGTTGGGCATCGGGCTTGGCATCGTGGTCGCCCTTATCTTCGTGCTGATCTGGACTATCATTGAAAGGTGTTGGGAGTCATGGCGGCCGAAGTTCGAAGCATAG
- the fabZ gene encoding 3-hydroxyacyl-ACP dehydratase FabZ has translation MLNIEQIQEIIPHRYPFLLVDRIVELEEGKRAVGIKNVTMNEPHFAGHFPGYPVMPGVLIVEALAQVGAVAILKLEQNRGKLAFFAGIDHFRFRGQVVPGDTLTLSVEITRLKGSVGKGQAVAKVGDQVVAEGELMFALADRT, from the coding sequence ATGCTGAATATTGAGCAAATTCAAGAAATTATCCCTCACCGTTATCCGTTTCTGCTGGTGGATCGGATCGTGGAGCTGGAAGAAGGCAAGCGGGCGGTCGGCATCAAAAATGTCACGATGAACGAGCCGCACTTCGCCGGACATTTTCCGGGCTATCCGGTCATGCCTGGCGTCTTGATTGTGGAAGCGTTGGCTCAGGTCGGGGCCGTTGCGATTCTGAAGCTGGAGCAGAACCGGGGGAAGCTGGCCTTCTTCGCCGGCATCGATCACTTCCGGTTCCGCGGGCAGGTTGTGCCAGGGGATACGCTGACACTGTCGGTCGAGATTACTCGTCTGAAAGGAAGCGTCGGCAAAGGGCAAGCCGTAGCAAAGGTGGGTGACCAGGTTGTCGCGGAAGGCGAGTTGATGTTCGCGCTGGCGGACCGCACTTAG
- a CDS encoding CDP-alcohol phosphatidyltransferase family protein, whose amino-acid sequence MNLPNALTMVRFVLIPVFLALFFFGERFAAFGIWLLAGLTDILDGYLARKHNMVTSVGMMLDPLADKLMMLTVMLSLLWAGDLSIAAALAMLVRDAGMIAGAALMHFKGKRTVPANWMGKLTTVLYYIAILFIYFQWPQAHAILWGVILFSFVTTFMYLVLVIRVNRKSEA is encoded by the coding sequence TTGAATTTGCCTAATGCGCTGACCATGGTTCGATTCGTTCTTATCCCCGTCTTTTTGGCTTTGTTCTTCTTCGGTGAGCGGTTCGCCGCATTCGGAATCTGGCTGTTGGCGGGGCTTACGGATATTCTCGATGGATATCTGGCCCGCAAGCATAATATGGTGACTTCGGTAGGGATGATGCTTGATCCGTTGGCGGACAAGCTGATGATGCTGACGGTCATGCTGTCATTGTTGTGGGCCGGCGATCTGTCTATCGCTGCGGCGCTGGCGATGCTGGTGCGCGATGCGGGGATGATCGCGGGAGCGGCGCTGATGCATTTCAAAGGCAAGCGGACGGTTCCCGCCAACTGGATGGGCAAGCTGACGACGGTATTGTATTATATCGCCATATTGTTCATTTATTTTCAATGGCCGCAAGCGCATGCCATCCTATGGGGCGTCATTCTGTTCTCCTTCGTCACGACTTTCATGTATCTCGTTCTCGTCATCCGTGTGAACCGAAAGAGCGAAGCATAA
- a CDS encoding DNA-directed RNA polymerase subunit beta has translation MSDGKKLPGYEPEQQDISLQRIARRRGEETVPREPRNAGAPRPAHGAAERTAARKPQRRNNTEKTEGQSNGTAKKKSRSSVKWLVRLVIVPLTCVLTLIAGLITGYVVVGKGTVAEALNFDTWRHLFQLVFA, from the coding sequence ATGAGTGACGGGAAGAAGCTGCCGGGTTACGAGCCGGAGCAGCAGGATATCTCGCTGCAGCGCATTGCGCGCAGACGGGGAGAGGAGACGGTTCCGCGGGAGCCAAGGAATGCGGGTGCACCGAGGCCGGCTCATGGAGCGGCGGAGCGGACGGCCGCACGCAAGCCGCAGCGCCGTAATAATACAGAGAAAACAGAGGGACAATCCAACGGAACCGCGAAAAAGAAGTCGCGCAGTTCGGTCAAATGGTTGGTCCGTCTGGTTATTGTTCCGCTGACGTGCGTGTTGACGCTGATTGCAGGGTTGATCACCGGATACGTCGTCGTAGGTAAGGGCACGGTAGCGGAAGCGCTCAATTTTGATACGTGGAGACACCTGTTTCAACTGGTGTTTGCCTGA